The Candidatus Eremiobacterota bacterium genome includes the window ACGGTTTTCTCGGCGCACTCGTCGCAGACGGCTTTTCCGCAATCCCTGCACTTTGACTCTGTTTCCCTTCCGGGATGATTGGCGCACTCCATAGGTATGGTCCTTTCTCTTTCAAGATATCTCTGGCAAAGAGCTTTATGCCCCCCTGGCCTGATAGCTCATTGATTCCCCTTCAAGGAGATAATCCCCTGCAGGACCGTGTGGGTCTGGGCTGCCAGAAGCGCCAGCACCGCGCCGAGGGCGAAATATGCAAGGGTAAGGCCGGTGCGCTGAGCCGGCGTGAGCTTGAAATAGTCCGCTTCCCCGGGAGAGAGGCGAAAACTGGCAATTACCCGCGGCAGCGACAGCAGCACCAGGATGATGAGGATCAGGCTGGGATGGATGAAGAAGAATATGGCGAATACCACGAGGCCCACTATCCAGAGACGCGGCGATATGGCGCCGGCAATTCTCCCGCCGTCAAGGGGAAGGACAGGCAGAAGGTTGAAAAGGTTTATCATATAACCCACCCAGGCAAGCGAGAGATAAAGGGTGTTGTCCGTGGCAAGATAGATCCCGTAGCATGCGAAGGCTCCCAGGCTTCCCACGACGGGCCCCGCGATGGCAGTCACCGCTTCGATGAGAACGTTCTTGGGCATCTCCTTGAGGGCAACGAAAGCGCCGACAAAGGGGATGAAAATGGGCATTGAGGCCTTCACCCTGTAGTGGGAGAGGGCGAGGACATGCCCTGCCTCATGGATAAGGATGAGGAGCACGAAGCCGAGGGCATAGGGGAAGCCCCAGATGGTCGCATAGGCAAAAACGCTCAGGATCATCGATCCACCCGTGACCAGCACCTTTCCCAGGCCCATGAACTTGGCGCCCAGCAGGATGAATTTCAGCTTGGCAAGGACTATGATGATGAGGGCCTTGAATTTCCAGAGAAGGAGGATCGCCACTCCTCCAATGCCTGCGGCGCTTTTCAGGTT containing:
- a CDS encoding site-2 protease family protein, encoding MGKVEEDLLKHLQEKQQQRALEEAEKKAKQKFNLKSAAGIGGVAILLLWKFKALIIIVLAKLKFILLGAKFMGLGKVLVTGGSMILSVFAYATIWGFPYALGFVLLILIHEAGHVLALSHYRVKASMPIFIPFVGAFVALKEMPKNVLIEAVTAIAGPVVGSLGAFACYGIYLATDNTLYLSLAWVGYMINLFNLLPVLPLDGGRIAGAISPRLWIVGLVVFAIFFFIHPSLILIILVLLSLPRVIASFRLSPGEADYFKLTPAQRTGLTLAYFALGAVLALLAAQTHTVLQGIISLKGNQ